The genomic region TCAACAGATTATTCAAACTTGTtgatgatattaaagttttgttgGCTGTAGGAGGATGTTGCTGCTTTATAAACATATttggtgagttgggcaaataaatggcagaggccttttaattataacaaatgcagATAATGCATCTGGGATATCACAATTTGAGTTATGAGTATTGTCTTGATGGAAACAACCTCAATGATGTTAAGGAAGAAACAAATCTGGGCATTCTGGTTCATCAGTCTCTTAGGTCATCTAACCAAAGTACTGTTGCTCGTAGCAAAACAAATAgagttgtagattataatttcagGAATATTGAATATATGTCTTAAGAGATTATAATGTCATTGTATATATCATTTGtaaggccacatttggaatactgtattCAGTTTTGCACTGCTTTCATAACAACGAACACTGTTGGAAAAGATTCAGAGGATGAATGCTAGAATGATACCTGGAATAAAAAGTTGTCATACAAGGGCAGATTAAGATCTCTGGACTGTTTTTTTTTGCAGAAAGAAGGAATCTGGTTTAcatatttaagattattaaaggAAGTTATTGTGTGGATGCATCATATTTTTTCATATGTAATGGTGAGATTTGTTAGACTAGAAGACACAGATAAAACGTTTTGTTGGGTAAGAGTTATTTTCATTtgagacagctttatttttctaacaggatggccAACTTTTGGAATGTTGCCTTCAAATGTGGTAATGGTTTAAAACAGTCTAAGGGAAAGcttcataaatatttgaatgataaaaattGGCTGTgagtttttaatgtttagtttaatttagttgAAAGGACAGCCTAGATGGAATAAAAGGCCCCTTGTTGTCCTAATGTTATTATGATATTCATAtctttatatcaaaattacatttcatttttttcatagtTATGAGTAATTCTACAAAATCATCTATTTGCACATAGCTTTTCTAATTATGAAGTATAGATAACTGAGAAGGAAAAGAGTTAATCAACAGTATCCACTTCTGACTGTCAGGTTACGCTAACCTGAATATCACTCTTATTGCACAGCTACAGCCCAAGAGTGTGAAGCACATTTTTGCCGTAACTGATCATAAACCCAATGTGAATTCTTGTGTTTATGGTACAGACATGCTAACCACTAAACCATGCTATTAAACTGACAAACCTTTTTGAAATTCAAcactaacaacattttattttcacatatgaAAATAAATGAGCCAAATACACTTCAACTTACGACTTATTTCTATCAGTTGATCAAAGAAGAAGATTGGAAACAAAGGTTCTCGTAACTCTCGCAGATATAACTTCAAGAGTCCTGCTACTGTATTGATGTCTCTAGTGTCTGTCACATCTGTTAGTGGATCTTCTCCTGTGTCAAAGCATTTATTGTACATATATAAGTCAtttcttatgtatattttaccttctaacatatatttgttttttactaaacaaatattttgtatctatACTTTCACTTAGCATCATACTGCTgcataaattatttgttctaaaatattttacctcTTTCAAATGCTTCTTTCAAATGGTTGATCTCAACCTGGGAACCAGACACTCTAAATATTCCTTGGTGTTGTAAgcctgaaaatgtaaaataaactacaaagaCCAATAGTAGCAAGCACATGCAGTATGTCTCCCTCAATTACCCTTATTTGATAAGATCATTATAATAAAGTAGATTTCAAGAAAAAATGGCATTAAAGGCAGTGAGGAATGATACATGAATTACAACATGTATATAATTCAGATGAATTAATGCCTAACACAGTGTTAACTTGAGACTTCTTTGTGAGAAAGATGTATTAAAGCAAACTAAACTGTGATCTTCTAAGACATAGGGCAATCACTTTTATACAAATAGATTTATTGacatttacaaattttcaaaGGAAGTGTTCAGGGTCTACCTTAAGATCCTGGAAGAATTTTATACGTTTTCTTGGTTTTCCCAAGAGTAATTTTCATGGTTTTGGTGCATTTGTACTGGAGCAGATTATTTGTttatccaccaccaactcctaagctactcttttactaatgaataactgaattaactgtcacattataacattcccacagatgaaagggcaagtatgtttcgtatgatggggattcaaacccgagaccctcagagtGTGAGTTGAGCAgtctaaccatctgaccatgttGGACCAGGGCACACTGAAAGTGGGAGAAAGACCCCCCTCCTACTTCTTATGATACTGTAATGGAAACCTCTTGCAATGTTTACAAATGCAGTTCCTTATtgcatacatttaatttttttttaactttgatcCATTTCAAATCAAAAGAAAAGCATAAGTCCCAACTTTTTAATCTGTGGATACTGTTGTAAGGTAACTTTATGTCAAGTCTCATTTGGATTTATTAAAATTTGGGTTTTGTTATGCTTGACATTTGACCCCCAAAAATCAGAATGAGAACTcccaattataatttttaaaaagaccACCAGGGCACATTGCTACCCTAGTTTTAAGACAATTAGCccagaagtaaaataatttttgaaaataaataaaaactattttgtaaatacaaatatagcTTGAACCCTATAATAATGATAGGAAGAATAAATGTTGAAGGTTTATGTCTAAATGCTTGGATTCATGGAGGGCAGGTTAGATGCAACTCTCATACAATCATTTAAATTGCATTTAGAGTAACTATATGGttgataattaagaaaaaaactttcaTATGTTACCAGAGACGTACATAAGAATATCTCAGAGCTCTTGGATGTACTCTAGTCACATGGATCAGTACTTTGTTAACTACAGTGTTAAAGATTAAGTCAAATGTAACACAATCTCATGTAGCAACGAACAAAAAATAATATCTGTCTTATCATACTTGAAAGATGATTACACAACattgatgaaacaaaattatttaattaaaaaattactaTCTAATCttgtaaattaaatgttattagaaGTGATGAAACTACagtttctgtaatgttttaaCAAGAAACTTACCATACAAATTGATGAACCTGATGCAACTACAAACAATAAGAGGTACTTCTTGGTTCATAGCCTGttacagatataaaataataagtttattgtCTATATACAGAGATGTTAATGCGACTTTTATTCCGACACAATGCACTTCCATACAAATTCATAATAAATTAAAGCATCAATTTAACCATTTAATTACATTGAGAGTATagacgagaaaaaaaaaaaaaacaggtgaattaataaaaaatctgGTTTAAGTTGACCATTTTAAGATGTTTTGGACTCTTTTATCTGAGGTATTAAGATAATTATTCAttcaataaatatacaaaaacttataatacaaaatgtttggaACTTGGTTCACACCTTTCTAAACTagataaaaatactgaatatatttcaaacacaaacatgtttaaaaatattattaaacaacccTTACATATAAGTACTCTTCCAAACTTCCACCAAACAGCTTTGGTTGCCTTATAATTGGTGTTTGACCAATTCGTTTCTTCCTTGGTTGGCATGGCAACATGTGTGTTTGCAATGGATTAGCAGATGCTCTGATACCATTTACTGGTTCATACATTATTGCCTGATGCATAAGGTCAGCTTTAGCTTGTAGTCGAGCTATCAAGTTGCTGTTTAGGGTGTACTTTTGAAATTTCTAAGAAAGAAATTTTTCAAGTTCAGACAAATGGAAAATGAAAGCTACATTGTGTGTTGCAGAAAGCCTATCACTGACTTGTTGTAGTGATTTAACATTGTAAAGCAGGTCATTATTTTCTAGCTAAAGACTAAAATAAtcccaaaacaaaaaacaatgtacaaaatGCCACtgctttcaatatattttatgtaacaaactgtgtcacaacaaattatttattaatatttatactttcaaGGCCTTTAAAGGAATTAATACTGTTTGTATGTTCTAATACATAAATCTGTTTACTATGTTTGAAAAGAAATTATTCATGTTTACAAGTTCTTGCtttcagtaaaatgtacttaCACTGAGGTAAAATTCTTCAATTTCCTGTTTATCAGCTCGAAGTTTCAGATACATTGTTTCAGGCTCCTTTAAATTACTCCTGGTACTATTTTCTTCAGCAAATAAATCAGAGCagtcataattttttttactcataATTTCCAGCAGGGAACATTCTGCTGTCTGAAGGGTTTTCCAAAGCTAAGTACAGCAAATGTTTCAGAGTTGATATTTTgggaaatttataatgttttggtgTAAATATAGCTTTCTTTGAACAAAGTAagattattatacattaaaataaactatttaaaaactttcataatgTTGTCTGCAAAATTCAATTCAAAGAAACtgttataatgaatattttaaagaatagttTATATAATGTATACCTCTTCACTTTCTACTTTAAGAGCAGTCAGTTGTTTGTGTAGCTGCTCATGTTGCTGTTCtaattcttcttttatacctTTATCCAAACACAGATTCGGTAcctgaaataaaactttataaacatcttcacaatttttacaaagcTACTAATAAACACatcttttactaattttttttttcttatatcaaagccacaacaggctatcttctgtgtccactaaggggaattaaacctctgattttagcactgAATGTCCATAAATTTTACTGCTGTCTTATCACAGGACaatttttttaagataattataaaagtaagtataagaaaatataatttggaCATTCAACTAAATTCACTTAGTTATAGAGAAaggtgttattttaaaatattgcatgACTGTAAAACAGCAGATTGGTCAATCTAAGACCAAAATGGGAAGTGTGCAATGTTAAGTGAAGTCCAGTAaagatttacaaaaataattacatttttggtGTAATTTGGTGTCTTCACCAAACACAACATCAAATATAAGAAACAGAATTTCATGCTGCAAAATAATTATACAGATTACATCTAAAAGTCTCCACATTTTCCCTACCATCTCAGCCATTCCATTATTAGCAATGACAAAATTCTTTCTATTGTTCTATTTAGTTCACACTGGTTTTTATCTAAAGTTTGTTCTGTTGGACTTCATATAGTACATTTCATAGAGGCTACAGCCTACACTGctcttttaagttttaaatgttgaatATGACCTAAAGTTTGCTCTGCTGGACTTCATAAAGCACTATTCATACACTGTTCTTCTCAGTTTTATTTGGTGGTTATGACATATAATTTTTGTTAGCTTTTGTATACACACACCCTAAAGTTCGTTCTGTCTTTCTAAATATTCCATGACATAGATAGACCAAGATCAAATTTTAACTCTGTTAGTCTCTTCAAACTCAACGATATATTATACAGTTACCTAAATGTTGTAACTCCCAGGGTGGGAATTCTCTGTACACTGAAGCAAATTCAGCATGAGGGCTTTTTactaattcaaacaaacaaaatgagggttcttttcattttacagcaatcattaatgTGGAATCAACCATCTATGCAATATCATTCcagtgagaaaaaaacaaaatctatgtcatttgacagatgaaaacctttcctgtttattgattataattaatatagtCATAAACATGAGAGGGAACTACATGTTTCAACAAATCCTGAAAGTGAATACGTTGTAGGTggagtctgattttctatttgaaagCTCTGTTACCAAACAATATTGAAAGctaataaaaatttgattttttccaGTGAGTAATTTAGTTAAATTTACCACCATGTAAATAAAACACTTACACTTGAATCACAGGAAAGAAACAATGCCTTCAGTCACTTATctacatatatttaatgttaaaatcatCCTGTTTAGAACTGATTCATTTACAGCTCTGTCCTCAGGAACCCATTCCTGGGCAATAAACAGAGTATTACtatataattaatgtaatcaatatgtttttattatgaataaacaaGCAGATTTTCTGGCTGAAATTTTAACAACTGACATTTGCAGTTATTTCCTCTAATATTTTCAGGTTTTACTGTCACACAAACTTTTCAGACTTTACCCTGACATATCTTTGCTTAACTTCAGTTTTCATGACATTCTGAGGTTTTCCACACGTGTTGTAACCTTACATCTAATAATTTTAGAATAGAACCACAATAAATACAAGATGATAAAGGTACTGGTAATGATGGATCAGTAATGGAATTGAAGTGATAAAAGATATAATGATAAGATGGCAATGCAGTTGGAGGTGTAATGAAATTACAACACTGTGATGAATATGATAAGAAGGTAATGAGACTTATAATAATGAGATGGTAATGGAACTGATAATGGTAGAATGGAGATGGAACAGTTAATAATGGAATGATAGCATGTACACAAGTTTATTATTGAATACATTCCAGGAGTTAGTACTGAAGGTTTTAAAAGCATAACAGTACAAAATACATActcttaaaaataaagtaaaaatttaaaacttcttttataaGAAAAACCCTACCTTATCTCCTTTATTAGTTTGAAATTCAAATTTCTTAGGTAACATAAATGCTGAGTTATTGTACTCCAGAAATCGCTGTTTGTCTAGTCTTGCATCAAGCTTACTGATACACTTGACCATGCTGTCAATATTGTTCTGTCTGGAATTCTGAAGACACTCTTCTGCAGAAATGTACATCTTAAATGCTTGAGCAACAAGTGAATACAATCCAAAGTCCATGCACTGCACAAGAAATAAAAGTTAGCAAATAAattctttctttctgtttcaaAGACAATGCcagttatttcttttcatttcagTTGATTACATGTAGTAAGTTTCATAGTAATCATTACATCTATgataataaaaaccttataatttAGATATGCACAATAACATCACAtcataatttatgatttttatggTAATATAACTTCCACATCTAGTACTTAAAATATTCATGGTTGTACAAATTGGGAATATTGTCCTAAAACTTACATTAATTAAATTGGTAAGTTCATCATCTTTAATCAAACTAGGAATCTTGTCATCAAATATAATGTTTAGAGACCTATTTGTCCATCTAGGCTGTCCCAACCTCTAAACTACTTtacctgttaataaataaattttaaaataatcttaaacttAGTCCTTGTCATTCATTTAGTTACCAAGCTTCCAACTTAGACTCACTTTAATTTATTACCTCTACAACATCCAAcagcaacccattccaaaggttAACCACCCTgttacaaaaatcaaaatatcttAGTTGAAGATGATTCCTACCCTGCCAAATGTGTTCCCTATTACGGAAGAAGATAGATGATGAtgcaacattatcaattcccttaaCAATCCTAAACACCTCAATCACATCCCCTCTAACTCTCCTAATTTGACAACCCCCTCCATCCTAGGTGCTATTCCAGTAAccttcctctgaaccctttccaacaattcagtgccCTTCCTAACACAAGGAGCCCAAGTTTAGACATAACATTTTACATTTGTCCTAACCAGTGGAATTTACAACGAAATtttaacctctttagacttacttgtattcaatatttctgtggaTACAACATGTGAAATCCTATTTGCCTTTCCACTGGTAAaagcacactgtttggatggtTTAAGACACTAATCAACTACCACATTATGATTCCTTTCTTTTATAACACTGCTCAGGTTATTCATATTGAAATTATACTCTTCATTCAAATTATGATAGCCAACATGTATTATCaggcatttatcataattaaaacccatctgccatttatgtACCGAACTCacaaaataatctaaatcctCTTTATACCTTGTGCCACTCTAGACCTCTATATgatctgtaaatttaagtaacttattgactATTACCTAGATCTATttcactgatgtaaatcaaaacaagTAAAGGTCATAAGATTGAGCCATGAGGTACTGTACTCCACTTACAataaccctctgctttcttccatccaattAGCTAATTTATTCCTCACACCTACagaattaatttcttttacaagCTTATTATGCATCATGTTGTCCAAAGTTTTCTGAAAGTGtgcccttaccctcatctacataagcagtaacattttcaaagaatttcaaaagatttgtaacataagattttctcttagtgaaaccatgctgactatccaacaaaattctaaactttgttgaatgaatttataaagcatcttttatcagactttcttaAACCTTTCCAAAACATTATGTAAAATTAACAGGCCCATAACTACTGGTACAATTGTTATCACTTCTGTGAAGAGAGGagtaacattagccaacttcTAATCCTCCAGTACCCACCCTCTAATTCAAGGACTTgcaaaaaatagtagtaagtggctcacatattcaGTCTTCAATCTCATTCAAATTCCTTGGGGAAATATCATCTGGTCAAGAagacttattattttttaatcttctCAATGTTTTCTTAAACAGCTCAAAATTAATATAGTCATATATTTGTATCTTATATCCAACTATCAGTTGTGGAATACTGCCTAAATTTTAATTAGTGAAAAACGGAAGAAAAGCAATCTTAAGATACTAGCCTTCCATTATCATCCTTCAAGTTCTATCCCCCAACATAACATTCTGTTTACCCTTAATGTTTTAAAGGGATTGTTATTGcttttacattttcaaccaaccttttctcatacatcctttttgatgACTTAATTTCATGTTTCATCAATATTCTTGATGTTCTGTAATATTCTAAATCTCCTTTAATGCCAGTAAATTTACATTTCCAAAATCAATTAAGTCGAGAAGTCCAAGGTCAAACTTACATCAATTAAGTCAGGAAGTTGATCAATATAATACTTCTGGACTGCTGTGTTGGCAGCTTCCATGCCCAGCAAGTAGTCATTTCGGGCCTTCATGGATTTTAGCTTTGCATCACTATACTTGAACTCTCTCTGAATATGGTTGTTAaattgttataatactattaGTTTGTCAcataatgaagtattttataatactattaGTTTGTCAcataatgaagtattttataatactattaGTTTGTCAcataatgaagtattttataatactattaGTTTGTCAcataatgaagtattttataatactattaGTTTGTCAcataatgaagtattttataatactattaGTTTGTCAcataatgaagtattttataatactattaGTTTGTCAcataatgaagtattttataatactattaGTTTGTCAcataatgaagtattttataatactattaGTTTGTCAcataatgaagtattttataatactattaGTTTGTCAcataatgaagtattttataatactattaGTTTGTCAcataatgaagtattttataatactattaGTTTGTCACATAATGAAGTATTTTATGCTACACAGCTCATTCCTCAACACTTTCTTTATTAACTAGGTTATACTTTATGTAATTTAGTCTGTTACTATTTCATACAGATACATGTGTTATATAGAATATGCTGTAACTTTTATGTAGTTTCTCAGTATTCAGGTGCATGGGTTACATGGTTAATTATGTAGCTGAGTTTATATTTTTTTGATATCATACACTGGTACCTGAGCTAACTAGTACATTCTGTAATTTAGTCTTTCAGTGAAATACTTTGGATAAATTAATACATAAACCCCTAACAGCAGACATTCCTAAATGTGGGCcacaagaaaacaataaaacagttttattttaaaattatttatgaaattgtCACTATACTTTACTGAACCATATTTGAGCAGTAATTCCCTTTCCTCAACTGGTAAAGTTTCATGGTAACTTTGACagattttcatgttattttctgaattcattttaataacttttatgaatttgATCCAGAATATGTAATATCAATTCTTTAATAGTTGATCCAGCATATGTAATATCACTTATCTAATAGTTGATCCAGCATATGTAATAtcacttatttaataattgatcCAGCATATGTAATATCACTTCTTTaatagtaaaaaacaataaattattattattagcaagTAAAAGTACAGTctaaaaatttattgtttcaattatCTTCTTGTAAATACTACAGAAACGTAAGTATAGtctaaaatttattgtttcaattatCTTCTTGTAAATACTACAGAAACGTAAGTATAgtctaaaatttattatttcaattatctTCTTGTAAATACTACAGAAATGTAAGTATAGtctaaaatttattgtttcaattatCTTCTTGTAAATACTACAGAAACGTAAGTATAGtctaaaatttattgtttcaattatCTTCTTGTAAATACTACAGAAACGTAAGTATAGtctaaaatttattgtttcaattatCTTCTTGTAAATACTACAGAAACGTAAGTATAgtctaaaatttattatttcaattatctTCCTGTAAATACTACAGAAACGTAAGTATAGTCTAGCTATTGAAACTTATTTTCTGCATTAACCAGCactaaacattataatgttaagtaGATGCCACCTTCTGGAGGTCTTTCATTACTAAACAATATTTCTTCAGTTGCCGAAGCTTTTCAACACAAGTTGATTCTTCTAGTTTCGTCTTTTGGGACTTTAGAAGTCTCAGTTTACTTTCCATCTGCTTTTGGTCAGAATGATAAGCTTGGTATGTCCTCATGCTctgcaaaaataataacaacagtgactTTCCATAAAAACatgaacaaacaaaaccaataacaAAATAGACTGGATTCAAAGTTTTGTACAGATTTTTGCCTGGAAAGTAGAAGTGATGAAGGTATCAGCACAACACAGTGGCATAACTAAAACAGATGGGACACTATGCATTAAAGATAATTTGGCCCCctacatttatataaattgtaGTCAATTCTTAAGTATGTCAGGCTCTTCAGGTCCCCTTTTGGCTTTCCCTTCTCTCCCCTTCCCACAGCTGTGAAGGCTGTTGGAGCATAGTTATTCTACTGGCACAATTAACACAAAGTCGTTAGAGTAGTAGTGACAAAAAACTCATCCATGGTATCAAGGGTAgtagtgtataatatgttggtttCTGTGTGAAGCCTTCTTCATTTCCACCTTCCAGGCAGACATGGTCCACAGAAACCtgcaacaataaattgtagtataaagtaaaacaaatgaaGGCACTTCCACAATATAACCCAGTAAGCAATAACAAACACAGATCAAAGTACTTTAAGAAGACCCACTGACTGCTTCAGATCTTTATTAATCCTTAAACAGTGAGAACGTTGGAGGTAGCAGAATCAGTTGATAATGGCTGCAGTTCAAAGGATAATCTCTTTGACTACCTTTCAACTAGCCATATtcataaaacaactaatataacTTCAAATGTATGtgaaaatagtaatattaattttcagtcaTTCTATACCCTTTAGctaacaaataaattatgaaatcaCAAATAcaacttacaacaataaaaacagattttGATTCCAATGTGTATTTCATCACTTCTAGATGGTGCAATGAATACTGTCCCTGTCTTCTTTGGAAGTTCAACCTCTGATGTAATAATTATCATGCATTACACAGATATTTCTTGGTTACTGACTGTGAAGTTAACTGATGCTAGCTTAGCCTCAATCCATTTCAAGAAGACAGTTCCTACAATAAACTCTTCTTCAGTGTCAATTACCCACGTATGATGAGGTGTAAAAAAGCTTCCTGTTGTAATGCTATATTCCTGTTTGATGAAAAACTTTTATGTTATCTGTTGTTTTTCCTAATCCCTCTTCTTTATTCTCTAGAAACATTTTCCTACTTCTCATCACCAAACTGTGTAAGACAATAAAAGTAGCTGTGAAACCAATGCCAATCAGCATTTTGCAAAACTTACCACCAAAggatttatgaaacattttcctAAAATAATGAACTTCTCTGTTTTTTGTGTGTGGCTAAGAATTTCCACTTACTAATTCCTTAGAATCTTGGCTGTAATGGCCATATTTCTCACAGTTATAAAAGTTCTTTCTCTATGTTATTCTCTGTCAGTAGATCTTACTTCGTAGCAGTCTATGTTATTACCTCCTGGCAATATGCCCTTTCAGATTACACTTGAATCACctgttgttttgtgttgtttacaTTGTTGTCTAATAAATCCTATAAGTTTTCCACGATCTTAAGAGGGATATGAAATTTAAGTACAATATgactaaatatttctgtagattgTAGATGGCTGAATTAGTAGTTTAGTCACAACTGCAGCACTTCCTTTAGGAATAgacacctgttttgttttaacacaatcCTCATATGCTAGTTTTTAATGGCAATGTATCCACACCTTTATGAGGAGTGTCtacataaaataatt from Tachypleus tridentatus isolate NWPU-2018 chromosome 1, ASM421037v1, whole genome shotgun sequence harbors:
- the LOC143237760 gene encoding SLIT-ROBO Rho GTPase-activating protein 1-like isoform X3; protein product: MRTYQAYHSDQKQMESKLRLLKSQKTKLEESTCVEKLRQLKKYCLVMKDLQKREFKYSDAKLKSMKARNDYLLGMEAANTAVQKYYIDQLPDLIDCMDFGLYSLVAQAFKMYISAEECLQNSRQNNIDSMVKCISKLDARLDKQRFLEYNNSAFMLPKKFEFQTNKGDKVPNLCLDKGIKEELEQQHEQLHKQLTALKVESEELWKTLQTAECSLLEIMSKKNYDCSDLFAEENSTRSNLKEPETMYLKLRADKQEIEEFYLSKFQKYTLNSNLIARLQAKADLMHQAIMYEPVNGIRASANPLQTHMLPCQPRKKRIGQTPIIRQPKLFGGSLEEYLYAMNQEVPLIVCSCIRFINLYGLQHQGIFRVSGSQVEINHLKEAFERGEDPLTDVTDTRDINTVAGLLKLYLRELREPLFPIFFFDQLIEISRIEIKYQFISKVQNVIASLPKSVAVVLQYLFAFLNHVSEFSDKNMMDPYNLATCFGPSLLPIPEGKNHVQCQSLLNELIKKMIIYQEEIFPADGGVAYEKYISHNVPEEIDMVESSLDQFPDSLDAMGSSEDETPPSEDEYEVLEGVAQTSFCDQNEHELSFNKDDTTQLYSNKWWKGSLNGREDLIPDKCVFLNLNIMEDKEKLSQDCSKGHQTSSSSDSLSGYSSSPKPKKRQQDRVHFHQLHWQHWNQVLYPVLGSVLWFP
- the LOC143237760 gene encoding SLIT-ROBO Rho GTPase-activating protein 3-like isoform X2, with amino-acid sequence MSPYLDELIDIRQQLNEQLKCLDLRVEIQASIINEFQDFIRRRAEVELEYSRSLEKLAKSFTLRHKAEKQKRGQWHLFCSNLCWEHLLSITRTESKNRAILSDIFANPLVSCLGQITEDVQRIYRRCRGVKVECQTELLNIVHELHISMRTYQAYHSDQKQMESKLRLLKSQKTKLEESTCVEKLRQLKKYCLVMKDLQKREFKYSDAKLKSMKARNDYLLGMEAANTAVQKYYIDQLPDLIDCMDFGLYSLVAQAFKMYISAEECLQNSRQNNIDSMVKCISKLDARLDKQRFLEYNNSAFMLPKKFEFQTNKGDKVPNLCLDKGIKEELEQQHEQLHKQLTALKVESEELWKTLQTAECSLLEIMSKKNYDCSDLFAEENSTRSNLKEPETMYLKLRADKQEIEEFYLSKFQKYTLNSNLIARLQAKADLMHQAIMYEPVNGIRASANPLQTHMLPCQPRKKRIGQTPIIRQPKLFGGSLEEYLYAMNQEVPLIVCSCIRFINLYGLQHQGIFRVSGSQVEINHLKEAFERGEDPLTDVTDTRDINTVAGLLKLYLRELREPLFPIFFFDQLIEISRIEIKYQFISKVQNVIASLPKSVAVVLQYLFAFLNHVSEFSDKNMMDPYNLATCFGPSLLPIPEGKNHVQCQSLLNELIKKMIIYQEEIFPADGGVAYEKYISHNVPEEIDMVESSLDQFPDSLDAMGSSEDETPPSEDEYEVLEGVAQTSFCDQNEHELSFNKDDTTQLYSNKWWKGSLNGREDLIPDKCVFLNLNIMEDKEKLSQDCSKGHQTSSSSDSLSGYSSSPKPKKRQQDRVHFHQLHWQHWNQVLYPVLGSVLWFP